One genomic window of Camelina sativa cultivar DH55 chromosome 5, Cs, whole genome shotgun sequence includes the following:
- the LOC104789687 gene encoding uncharacterized protein LOC104789687, whose amino-acid sequence MWGRVEEALHTMLTDMSDEPALFCRDAPPVFNDGKGEGVDSALEDIQYKGDKLFVGRVFKNKADCKIKLAIHAINQKFHFMTSQSTPKFMVLKCISKTCPWRVYAVKVDTADHFQVRQANQKHTSTFCWHQERAPCCRDSKNPTISISYWKAWRAREVAMELSLGSIAGSYALLPAYIGLLQQTNPGSLCFTEHVDDPDGAMRFKYQFIAYGASVKGYKHIRKVVVIDAFAIVDSENDDAWEWFFRHLSAFILDTIELVFISDRHASIYTGLRKVYTEAHHAACTVHLWRNIRHLYKPQTLAGLKSAAARAYHVDEFNKKFLEIQRVNPGCAAYLVDIGFSHWTRVHSKEENFESAMSMAVRPISDFEFQVQISSGECFTINLVEGTCSCNEFQSLNIPCAHAVAAATPLGISIDTFVDVAYYEETIRHSYAERVYPIPSVSGKSSVGSTSGTRGDLNPPFARRPPERPKIIRILSRGEFKRPRRKSTRKCSRCCHTGHNKASCKNAI is encoded by the exons ATGTGGGGTCGTGTTGAAGAAGCCTTGCATACAATGCTAACTGATATGAGTGACGAACCAGCTCTGTTTTGTCGAGATGCACCACCGGTATTCAATGATGGAAAAGGTGAAG GTGTTGATTCAGCCTTGGAAGATATACAGTACAAGGGGGACAAACTATTTGTTGGACGGGTTTTCAAGAACAAAGCCGACTGCAAGATAAAGCTTGCAATACACGCTATTAATCAAAAATTCCATTTCATGACCAGTCAGTCAACACCCAAGTTCATGGTGCTTAAATGCATTTCGAAAACGTGTCCATGGCGTGTTTATGCAGTCAAAGTTGATACGGCTGACCATTTCCAGGTGCGACAGGCTAATCAAAAGCATACAT CGACATTTTGTTGGCATCAAGAGAGGGCCCCATGCTGCCGCGATTCGAAAAATCCTACTATCAGCATCTCCTACTGGAAAGCTTGGCGTGCTAGGGAAGTTGCAATGGAGCTCTCGTTAGGTTCAATCGCGGGTAGCTACGCTCTACTTCCAGCATACATTGGCCTCCTCCAGCAAACAAATCCTGGCTCTCTATGCTTCACAGAGCATGTTGATGATCCTGACGGTGCGATGCGATTTAAATATCAATTCATAGCATATGGAGCTTCCGTCAAGGGTTACAAACACATCAGGAAAGTCGTGGTTATCGATG CATTTGCTATTGTCGACAGCGAAAATGATGATGCTTGGGAGTGGTTCTTTAGACACCTCTCTGCTTTCATCCTTGATACAATCGAGCTGGTCTTCATATCCGATCGGCATGCAAGCATCTATACGGGGTTGCGAAAG GTTTACACAGAAGCCCATCACGCAGCTTGTACTGTGCATTTGTGGCGCAATATACGACACTTGTACAAGCCACAAACATTAGCCGGGTTAAAGTCTGCTGCAGCAAGGGCATACCATGTAGATGAATTTAACAAAAAGTTCTTAGAAATCCAGCGGGTCAATCCTGGGTGTGCTGCATATCTTGTGGATATTG GTTTCTCACACTGGACAAGAGTCCATTCAAAGG AAGAGAACTTTGAGAGTGCTATGTCAATGGCGGTGAGGCCAATCAGTGACTTTGAGTTCCAGGTGCAGATCAGTTCTGGTGAATGTTTCACCATCAATCTGGTGGAGGGTACTTGTTCGTGTAACGAGTTCCAGTCTTTAAACATCCCTTGTGCTCACGCAGTCGCAGCAGCTACACCGCTTGGGATTTCAATTGATACGTTCGTAGATGTTGCATACTATGAGGAGACAATAAGGCATTCATATGCAGAGAGGGTGTATCCCATTCCTTCAGTTAGTGGAAAATCATCTGTAGGATCAACTTCTGGTACAAGGGGTGACCTCAATCCACCATTTGCCCGGCGACCACCCGAGAGACCCAAAATAATTAGGATTTTGTCACGTGGGGAGTTCAAG AGGCCTCGCCGTAAATCAACAAGGAAATGCTCTCGTTGCTGCCATACAGGGCACAACAAAGCATCTTGCAAAAACGCCATCTAA